CTGTTTGTTGCCACTTGTTCTCCCAACTAGAACTGCTTGTTCTTCATGAGCTTTAGTCTCCCAAGTAACTTTAAATTATAAGGCGAGTTGTTCATAATAAGTAAAAGTTTCAATTACAAAAGTGTTTCAAGGTTGAAGCAGTTTGTATATTTCTTAAGGAATAGATTAAATGACTATATACTTGATTATGTTTATGTACAGGTTATCGTAATTGGCAGATTAGCAAACGTAACGACACTTACTACTGGTTCTCAATGGTCTCTTTGATCTGCAACTGTCTGGAGTGTCTGTCAAAGTAGTTCGCTAGCTCTTCGAATGAGTGGCCTCTGGGATCCAGCTCAAGCTCTTTCTTATCTTTGTATGTAATCTTCACTAGCGGAGTAGCTGTGCTGGACTCAGTAAGTAACTGGTTTGTTATCTGTGTACTCTGCATCCGTTGCACTGGCGGAATAGAGGATAAAAGAAGTCTAACTGCGCCTGCTGTATAGAAATTGTATATTGTCCAAAATACCTATTTAAAAATCCAATAATTGTGTGGATAGGCGTTTTGATTACGCAATTAGTTAGTATAATGCTCCCATTTCCTTCCTAAAAATTGGCACCGATGTTGCGCCTTGAAGACAGTCGTTGTAATGATGCATACCTTCTTTACCGAAAGGGTTAAACCTCACAGCAACCTTGCTGAAGTATTTTGTAATCATGATGGCAATAGTACTGTGCTTTATGCTTTGTATTAGTTTTACCCTCTGTTACCTGTATGTTACACCTTTAACACTCAATTTATCAGGTCTTTTTGTTCGAAATTCGGGATTTCAAAGCTTTTTAGCATTCACAGGTCAATGCGATGCAATGAGTTCAACTAATTGCATTATGATATTCAACTACTTATTGGAGATGTGAAACAGTTAATTATCAAATACTATATCTATTTATTCCATGATAAACTATCACTAAAACAGTGTTCATGCGACGACTTCATTTAGTCGCCCCTGTAGATGTGCGAAGCCGATGCCTGGTGTGTTGGGAAGACCAGGACATCTGCTACCACCATGTTTGGCTTTCTGCTGGTAGAGTACACAATCAAATCCGCGATATCATCGGCATATAGTGGTGTTGTACCTCTGTAGACGTCGTCTGCTTTGGACTTGTCACCTTTGTACCTGACCACAGAAAACTCGGTTTCGACCATACCAGGAGCAATTTCAATTACTCTAATGTCGGTGTTGATCAATTCCTTCCTTAAGGATTGTGTGAATGCCCTGACAGCATGTTTTGTTGCACAGTATATAGCACCCGTTGGGTATGCGTCTCTACCAGCAATCGATCCCAAGTTGACGATATCACCactgttcttcttcttgaataaTGGCAACAACAATTGTGTTAAATTGATCAATGCAAGGACGTTGGTGTTAACCATTCCTGCGATATCCTCAGGGTCAATGTCTCCAACTTTGTCAGACCCCAACGCTTTACCAGCGTTATTGATCAGGATGTCGATGTCCTTGAACTCTTCTGGCAAGTCAGCCAAAAACTGCTTGACGTTTTCAAAGTCTGTAACATCCAGTTTACCTATATGAATCTTTGCATCAGGATATTGAGCCAGCAAttccttcttcaactcCTCCAATTTCTCCATTCTACGTGCACCAAGAACTAGCTTCACACTACCATTGGAAGCATCCAAATACTCAATGGCTGTAGCTTTACCGATGCCCGCAGAGGCACCCGTAATAAAGGCAATCTTCCCTTGTAACCTCTCAGCAGCTTTTCTTCCTTGAGACATTCtgtatttgtatatatatttgtcaATAGTCCTCGAGACCTACCGACTTTACCTTAAGAGCGAAATAATAAAACTGGTAAATCAGGGTCTTATATATAGTTGCTATCGACTAATCGATTCAAATGCATGATGATACAGTTGGCAAATAGGGCAAATACCATCGGAATTTGGTTGAGCATGCAGTAAGACCGTTATCAATAATTGTCAACGATTGGTCTTATCACTAACCCGACCCTTATCAGTTGCCTTGCCAATCTAATCATTCTGGCAGTTCATCGTAACTGTGACAAAAGTGTAATTTAGGTTGCATAAGCCTATCTCATTCGCAAAATTCTATAGAAGTCTATTTAACGCAAATTCTCTAGCACCTACCTAATCCGGCTTATTCATCGCCTTCACCACCAAATAGCATCATCATGTCGAGGTCGTTCTGATCaagctcttcttctttgtcttcCTTTGAGTCGTCCTTGtcttcttcaccttcaCCTTCGCCCTCCTCCTCCTCCTCCTCTTCGTCTTCGTCGtcatcttcgtcatctTGATCTTCGTCGTCTTCATCCACTATTCCTGTCGAGCTCACTGGGCCTGTGCCACCGCTTAATTGATTCTCTGACTCCTTCAgttgttttttcttcagcTCGACTTCTTTTTCTAACTTCTTGATGCTGTCAACAAATCTTGACTTTAGCAATGGATTAGTTGCCTTTTCAAGCTTATCCTTTGTGTGCTCTAGCGTAGATACCAATTCGTTCAGCTCGTCTGCTAACAACTCCGTATGTTGTctcttttcattatcatcacCACTCTTAGCTACTGAaccaacttcttcttcttcttcctcttcatcgtcgtcttcatcatcatcatcatcatcttcatcctcacCATTATCTTGCTCAACCTCGTCTCCgccttcttcatcttggTCTCCGAATAATGCATCACTACGCTTAGTAGACTCGGactcatcttcatcacttTGGAACGCCTCTTCAAGGTCTAAGTCCTCATCATCGTCCTGTAACGTCACGTCTTCGTTGAGCACTTCAGGCTTATTAGCCACAGATAGATCAACATGCGATGGTGCTGCACTCACCGATCCCTTCTCTGGAACGTCTGATGGCGCTATGAGATCAAACTTAACATCCTCAGCTTGGGCATCTGCTTTAAGAAGCATGTCCACTATCTTTTCAGCATACTCAAATTCATCCGCATGCATCTGTCTTCTGAACCTCCTGTTTCGCACATTATACAGAGGAGGCGTTAATCCGTGCTTGTAATGATACTTCTTTAGCGCTAGTTTCTCCAAGTTCTTGGCTTCAGTTTCTGAGTGCAAATTGACATGGTTGGCATTCTTGAACAACTTAACTTTGTGATCATTTATTTCATCTAGATATTCTTCATAGTGTTTGGATATCAGATCCTCGGTTTCTGGTGCCTCTAGGGTAAACAACTCGTCCTCACTGGTAATGGGTTTCACACAAACGAGCATCTGTGTGACATCAAACGTCTTGAAAAGATTCTTACGATCAACACTCTTGTTAACTTCTATTATTGTCGGTAAATCTACCAAGATGGCACCATATGTTACATTATTTAACTTGAGAATCGCATGCCTCTCACCCTTCCACTTGATGCTAATACCGGTATAGTCACCAGATTCAATTGAATTCTTGATAAAATCAACCTGTACATCTGGAAGCACTCGCAGTATAATACCAGACTCAATCAACGGATCATCCTCCAAATCAGACGCCTCAGAGTCATAACCTTCACCAGGTATACGGATAGGTTTCAACCGCAGACGCGGCGTCCGAGACTGCTTCTCCTCTTTCTTCGACCCCAGCTTCAACTTAACAACACTACCAGATTTCTTGACATCTGTCTTTTTCAAGTTaatctttaatttcttgGGTTCTTTCTCCTCTTTCCTATTCCCAGCACTTATCCGTATCTTCTTTAATTTTGGGCCTTCCGATTCGTTAGCACCCTCATTCTTCTTGGGCTTCTTAATCTTAATAACAGCCATATCTATATTCTCACAGGTACAAATTGATTACACTATCCAATGCCCTTCTATTTCAAGAAGTTTGTAGAAACTATCACTGAATTTGACTTGTTTCTTATAATTATGCAACTTTTTTcacaatttttcagttttgcgatgagcttgtaCCAGAAAGGCCAAAATACTCACTGTAAGTCATGAAATAATAGCCCAGAAGATGTGCTTATTGCCCATTTATTCAAGGCATAAACCTCACCAAACTCGAAATTGCTAATGAAAGTTGCTGTACCCACAATTTCGCAGCTGCATATCAAGAGTTACTATGGGTTCCGGTACCTTTTGGACCCAGATTGGCATCAAAAGGTGTTTGAGAAGTTGGGTCTTTCGAGTAACCCTAACATGAAAGTACTGGATTTATATCCTGGCCCTGGTATACACTCTGCTGTGCTTTACAATAAAGTTCAACCACAGCAGTACACCATGATGGAGTGCAGACGGGATTTCTTATCGAATCtgagaaatatatatacgGATGGACCGATGGAACTGGTTAAAAAAGATCCTTACAAATGGGAATCATACACAGAGCTTATAGACCAAGAAAAGTTGTTTGTACCCAAGAAAGCTGATTACAATGTAGTCAATAAGgatttttatataatgGCGAATTTGACGGAGAAGAAGCATGAGGGCCTACTTATGCAGTGGATGAACTGTGTAGGTAACCGGAACTGGCTTTTCAGATTCGGCAGATCACCAATGCTGATATGGATGCCCACTCCGACGGCATCAAAACTGCTGGCAGATAGCGGTGACCATAGCAGACACAAATGCTCCCTTGTCCGTGAGGCCTTCACTGATACCAAACTAGTTGCGTTATCCCAAGAAGAGGACATGAAAAGCTTCAATTCTGTATGCCTGGATAAGTCTAACCCTCTTGTAATCCCAGATGGTACAGATTATGGTGGAAAGGACTTCCCCATCGCACTGGTTGAGTTTACACCCAAGAAACATGATATTGACCTTGACAATTGGGAATTTGTTACTAAACATTTGATGGTGTTGTATAAGACACCGCTCATAGATGCCATAGATTGTTTAGGACACGGTGCTAGAGATTATTTTAGTGCCAATATTGACAAGGATCACATCCATCTGCTGAAGAAATGCCCACAGGACTTCACCAACAATGATTTTGTGTACCTCACCAACTTATTCCATCTATGGCCTTTCAAACCAGATGTTTATATGGACTTCCTAGATATTTATCAAGAGGAATCAAGAGAGTAGCCTAAAATGTAGTAGAAAGACAGAATGCCAATTATTTCAACTCGGAGCAACTTGTACATAGTTTCAGCATAAGCGAAGAGAACGACGTAAGCATAGGATACACCCATAAAATAACAAACTACACCgaatatatttctttaaaTGCATCGAAGAGATGCTTACCAGCGCATATATAGCCAGTTCGACCAGTATATAGTCAATATGATAGCATTCCAACCATGTGACATGAATTTCGTGCCCAGGTAATGATTCGGCCATTGAGGGTTCAAGCATTTAGCGTTGATCAAAGCACATACTTTTTAGAAGCTAAGTCATAAATATAGGCTTCTTGAGATAAACTATTATTAATACCAAAGCTATATAAAATACAGATAGCGTAGATGCCATACTCACAACATGGGTCCTCCAGCCATGCGCAGAGGACTAGAGCGTCATTCTCGTCTGCTCGAAGCAATGCTACGTCTGCTACTCTGACATCCTCAGTGATCATTGACCATAATAACTCAGAATCGTATGCTGGTGCTGCATTTGAAGCAGTACCGAGCTCTATTGTGTCCTTTCATAGGCCGCACTCGTTCCAATCAAGCCATATGATGGGCTCGTCACTCAATTCGAACATGCTAGAACGCACTACAGGAGCCATTCATGAGACAGAACCATTGTACCAAGGTAACGACCACTCTAGAAGTTCTTCTAATAACAGAAATTTCCGTTTCTTTACCGATGAGCAAGTAAGCCAGGCTGAAGGTATAGCTACTCTGGAGAATACAGATTATGACATCGATTGGGATGCTGCCCCAGCCTACgaacaagaaaatagaGCGGGATCCTATATGGGCTCACGTAGGTCCTCTATACGCGATATATCCCGAAGATCTTCATTGTCGACATCGCCTTATGGTAGTATTGATCACAGGGGTAGGTCGGCATCGAAAAGTAGACCAAGGTACGATCAAGTATACCAGACATCCACTCATAGCTCTTCTAGTTTATCC
This is a stretch of genomic DNA from Nakaseomyces glabratus chromosome M, complete sequence. It encodes these proteins:
- the MTF1 gene encoding RNA polymerase specificity factor (CAGL0M11286g~Ortholog(s) have RNA polymerase II regulatory region DNA binding, mitochondrial RNA polymerase binding promoter specificity activity, mitochondrial RNA polymerase core promoter sequence-specific DNA binding activity) codes for the protein MKVAVPTISQLHIKSYYGFRYLLDPDWHQKVFEKLGLSSNPNMKVLDLYPGPGIHSAVLYNKVQPQQYTMMECRRDFLSNLRNIYTDGPMELVKKDPYKWESYTELIDQEKLFVPKKADYNVVNKDFYIMANLTEKKHEGLLMQWMNCVGNRNWLFRFGRSPMLIWMPTPTASKLLADSGDHSRHKCSLVREAFTDTKLVALSQEEDMKSFNSVCLDKSNPLVIPDGTDYGGKDFPIALVEFTPKKHDIDLDNWEFVTKHLMVLYKTPLIDAIDCLGHGARDYFSANIDKDHIHLLKKCPQDFTNNDFVYLTNLFHLWPFKPDVYMDFLDIYQEESRE
- the ORA1 gene encoding oxidoreductase (CAGL0M11242g~Ortholog(s) have carbonyl reductase (NADPH) activity, serine 3-dehydrogenase activity and cytosol, nucleus, ribosome localization); protein product: MSQGRKAAERLQGKIAFITGASAGIGKATAIEYLDASNGSVKLVLGARRMEKLEELKKELLAQYPDAKIHIGKLDVTDFENVKQFLADLPEEFKDIDILINNAGKALGSDKVGDIDPEDIAGMVNTNVLALINLTQLLLPLFKKKNSGDIVNLGSIAGRDAYPTGAIYCATKHAVRAFTQSLRKELINTDIRVIEIAPGMVETEFSVVRYKGDKSKADDVYRGTTPLYADDIADLIVYSTSRKPNMVVADVLVFPTHQASASHIYRGD
- the MRPL44 gene encoding mitochondrial 54S ribosomal protein mL53 (CAGL0M11236g~Ortholog(s) have structural constituent of ribosome activity and mitochondrial large ribosomal subunit localization) — protein: MITKYFSKVAVRFNPFGKEAGAVRLLLSSIPPVQRMQSTQITNQLLTESSTATPLVKITYKDKKELELDPRGHSFEELANYFDRHSRQLQIKETIENQ
- the TAF7 gene encoding TATA-binding protein-associated factor TAF7 (CAGL0M11264g~Ortholog(s) have role in RNA polymerase II transcriptional preinitiation complex assembly and transcription factor TFIID complex localization), with translation MAVIKIKKPKKNEGANESEGPKLKKIRISAGNRKEEKEPKKLKINLKKTDVKKSGSVVKLKLGSKKEEKQSRTPRLRLKPIRIPGEGYDSEASDLEDDPLIESGIILRVLPDVQVDFIKNSIESGDYTGISIKWKGERHAILKLNNVTYGAILVDLPTIIEVNKSVDRKNLFKTFDVTQMLVCVKPITSEDELFTLEAPETEDLISKHYEEYLDEINDHKVKLFKNANHVNLHSETEAKNLEKLALKKYHYKHGLTPPLYNVRNRRFRRQMHADEFEYAEKIVDMLLKADAQAEDVKFDLIAPSDVPEKGSVSAAPSHVDLSVANKPEVLNEDVTLQDDDEDLDLEEAFQSDEDESESTKRSDALFGDQDEEGGDEVEQDNGEDEDDDDDDEDDDEEEEEEEVGSVAKSGDDNEKRQHTELLADELNELVSTLEHTKDKLEKATNPLLKSRFVDSIKKLEKEVELKKKQLKESENQLSGGTGPVSSTGIVDEDDEDQDDEDDDEDEEEEEEEGEGEGEEDKDDSKEDKEEELDQNDLDMMMLFGGEGDE